From a region of the Pseudoclavibacter endophyticus genome:
- a CDS encoding vWA domain-containing protein: protein MAAERAYRYGRFDDGPDPLAPPFDLSEALDGIADDVMAGYAPEQALREYLRRGGRGRAGLDDLAGRVHRRRQDLLRRHSLGGTLDEVRKLLDRAVLQERGQLARDVGLDDTDRTFRELQLNDLPDSTAAAVTSLANYDWQSADARATFEHIRDLLGREQLDARFAGMKRALESATDDDRTAITEMLRDLGELLDKHSRGDDTDDDFARFMAEHGDQFPERPQSIDELIDTLAKRSAAAARMLRSMTPEQRDELLTLSAQAFGSPELMAQLDRIDAALQSLRPGLDWSGAESFEGDEGLGMGDGTGVLEDLADLDRLAEQLAQASDGSPLSTIDVERLGAQLGGDAAVSARELAAIERALQRSGHLRVGADGDLRLSPAAVRRLGRSLLRAAADRLSQRTGRRDTRLAGSAGEQTGATRTWQFGDVEPWDVGASITNAIVRQAGDVSSAPSPILGPRLGAAGRVRLTVDDIEVRETEARSRAAVALLVDTSFSMAAEGRWVPMKRTALALHHLIETRFRGDDLQLVSFGLYAQRLGIDALTSMAPRHEQGTNLHHGLLLASRFFRAHPGQQPVLLIVTDGEPTAQLLPGGEPWFSYPPDPSTLASTVRELDRVARFGADVTFFRLGDDPGLESFLAAMANRVGGTVVSPDPDDLGAAVVGEFLRARSRRGDTDEH, encoded by the coding sequence ATGGCGGCAGAGCGCGCGTACCGATACGGCAGGTTCGATGACGGCCCGGACCCGCTCGCGCCGCCGTTCGACCTGTCGGAGGCCCTCGACGGCATCGCGGATGACGTGATGGCCGGATACGCTCCCGAGCAGGCGCTGCGCGAGTACCTGCGCCGCGGCGGGCGCGGCCGCGCCGGTCTCGACGATCTCGCCGGGCGCGTCCACCGGCGCCGGCAGGACCTGCTGCGGCGTCACAGCCTCGGCGGCACGCTCGACGAGGTCCGCAAACTCCTCGATCGGGCCGTCCTGCAGGAACGCGGGCAGTTGGCGCGGGATGTCGGCCTGGACGACACCGACCGGACGTTCCGGGAGCTGCAGCTCAATGACCTGCCGGACTCAACTGCGGCGGCCGTCACCTCCCTCGCGAACTACGACTGGCAGTCGGCGGATGCTCGTGCGACCTTCGAGCACATCCGGGATCTGCTCGGTCGAGAACAGCTCGACGCTCGCTTCGCCGGCATGAAGCGGGCGCTCGAGAGCGCGACCGATGACGACCGCACGGCGATCACCGAAATGCTGCGCGATCTCGGCGAGCTGCTCGACAAGCACTCGCGCGGCGACGACACCGACGACGACTTCGCGCGGTTCATGGCCGAGCACGGCGACCAGTTCCCCGAGCGACCGCAGAGCATCGACGAGCTCATCGATACGCTCGCGAAGCGGTCGGCCGCCGCCGCGCGCATGCTGCGGTCCATGACTCCCGAGCAGCGCGACGAGCTCTTGACGCTCTCGGCGCAGGCCTTCGGTTCGCCCGAGCTCATGGCCCAGCTGGACCGCATCGACGCTGCCCTGCAGTCGCTTCGCCCCGGCCTCGATTGGTCGGGTGCCGAATCATTCGAGGGCGACGAGGGGCTCGGCATGGGCGACGGCACGGGAGTCCTCGAAGACCTGGCCGATCTGGATCGGCTCGCCGAGCAGTTGGCGCAGGCGAGCGACGGTTCGCCGCTCTCGACCATCGATGTGGAACGCCTCGGCGCGCAGCTCGGTGGAGACGCGGCCGTCTCCGCTCGCGAACTGGCCGCGATCGAGCGCGCGCTCCAGCGTTCGGGGCACCTCCGCGTGGGCGCCGACGGAGATCTACGCCTCTCGCCCGCCGCCGTCCGGCGCCTCGGCCGCTCGCTGCTCCGAGCCGCCGCCGATCGCCTGTCGCAGCGCACCGGTCGCCGCGACACCCGCCTCGCAGGATCGGCCGGCGAGCAGACGGGTGCCACGCGGACATGGCAGTTCGGCGATGTCGAGCCGTGGGACGTCGGTGCGTCGATCACGAATGCCATCGTCCGCCAGGCGGGCGACGTTTCGTCCGCGCCGTCGCCGATCCTCGGGCCGCGTCTCGGCGCTGCCGGGCGCGTTCGCCTCACGGTCGATGACATCGAGGTGCGCGAGACCGAGGCGCGAAGCCGGGCGGCGGTCGCGCTGCTCGTCGACACCTCGTTCTCGATGGCCGCCGAGGGACGCTGGGTGCCGATGAAGCGGACCGCTCTCGCGCTGCACCACCTCATCGAGACGCGGTTTCGAGGCGACGATCTGCAGCTCGTGAGCTTCGGCCTCTACGCGCAGCGGCTCGGCATCGACGCCCTCACGAGTATGGCGCCCCGACACGAGCAGGGCACCAACCTGCACCACGGCCTGCTGCTCGCCTCGCGCTTCTTTCGCGCGCACCCCGGCCAGCAACCTGTCCTCCTCATCGTCACCGACGGCGAGCCGACCGCCCAGCTGCTCCCCGGCGGCGAACCCTGGTTCTCGTATCCGCCGGACCCGTCGACCCTCGCGTCGACGGTGCGGGAGCTCGATAGGGTCGCGCGATTCGGTGCCGACGTGACGTTCTTCCGACTTGGCGACGACCCGGGGCTCGAGTCGTTCCTCGCCGCGATGGCGAATCGCGTGGGCGGAACCGTCGTCTCGCCCGACCCGGACGACCTGGGCGCGGCGGTCGTCGGAGAGTTCCTGCGCGCCCGATCACGCCGCGGCGACACCGACGAGCACTAA
- a CDS encoding histidine phosphatase family protein, which translates to MNAEQPPTRILLVRHGTTPTTGRVLPGRAPGLHLADRGRDEAEVVAERLAPLRLDAIYASPLERTVETAEPTSHRTGLGVRREAGLLECEFGEWTGRELGDLAKLPEWATVQRTPSVFRFPGGESFAELRDRMRETIERIRMANEGGTVACFSHADPIRVYVSHALGMPLDAMQRISIATCSVTALSFGRDGSTSVLTVNSTSAPLGELLVT; encoded by the coding sequence ATGAACGCCGAGCAGCCCCCGACCCGCATCCTGCTGGTCCGCCATGGAACCACGCCAACGACGGGGCGCGTGCTCCCGGGCCGCGCGCCCGGCCTCCACCTGGCCGACCGGGGGCGGGACGAGGCCGAAGTCGTGGCCGAGCGCCTCGCGCCCCTGCGCCTCGACGCGATCTACGCGTCGCCGCTCGAGCGCACGGTGGAGACGGCCGAGCCGACGTCCCACAGGACCGGCCTCGGCGTGCGCCGGGAGGCTGGACTGCTCGAATGCGAGTTCGGGGAGTGGACAGGCCGGGAACTCGGCGACCTGGCGAAACTGCCGGAGTGGGCGACTGTGCAGCGCACGCCGTCGGTGTTCCGGTTTCCAGGCGGCGAGAGCTTCGCCGAGCTCCGCGATAGGATGCGCGAGACGATCGAGCGCATCCGCATGGCGAACGAGGGGGGAACCGTCGCCTGCTTCTCCCATGCCGATCCCATCCGGGTGTACGTGTCCCACGCGCTCGGCATGCCCCTCGATGCGATGCAGCGCATCAGCATCGCGACCTGCTCGGTCACCGCGCTCTCGTTCGGCCGTGACGGCAGTACGAGCGTGCTCACGGTGAACTCGACCAGCGCGCCGCTCGGCGAGCTGCTCGTGACGTAG
- a CDS encoding MMPL family transporter translates to MRVGLPIVLIAVWFVAAAVGGPYFGRVSEVSSNDGTSYLPSTADATVVQDRLGDFNDVDAIPAIIMFTSDSELSAEEIDGIDAVLDEIDGIDAVVDEISPAIPSDDGQGVQAFVPIDAAGDLDVAVEAIRAALASSTPDGVDAYVTGPAGFTADLVEAFAGIDGLLLLVALAAVLIILVIVYRSPVLPFAVLATSMFALCTALLTVWWLAKAGVVLLSGQTQGILFILVIGAATDYSLLYVARYREALRVHPTRWAATGAALKGSFEPILASGGTVIAGLLCLLLSDLESNRSLGPVAAIGIVFAMLAGLSLLPALLLVIGRAAFWPRRTGYDPDSASGVDAPSSKGVWAALSRVIVKRPRTIWVTTAAVLLGGALGVVQLQAEGVPQSDLVLSESDARDGQIALAEHFPGGSGSPAYIVTDESALESTAATLLASPGIDSVSVTSAQSPSGTAPVTEDGVQAIGPPGTPPSAPTVVRGEVLLQATLVDTADSAAAQQTIRDVRAALGDTALVGGVTATAIDTNDASVRDRNLIIPIVLLVILAILMLLLRSVLAPVLLVLTTVLSFGTAMGVSALVFNHVFGFTGADPAVPLYGFVFLVALGIDYNIFLMTRVREESLLHGTRAGVVRGLAVTGGVITSAGVVLAATFAALGVIPILFLAQLAFIVAFGVLLDTIVVRSLLVPALSIDIGRAIWWPSRRLLHTDDRVRHPPGGR, encoded by the coding sequence GTGCGCGTCGGCCTTCCCATTGTGCTGATCGCCGTGTGGTTCGTCGCCGCGGCGGTCGGCGGGCCGTACTTCGGACGCGTGAGCGAGGTGTCGTCGAACGACGGCACGAGCTATCTCCCCTCGACAGCCGACGCGACCGTCGTGCAAGACCGGTTGGGCGACTTCAACGATGTCGACGCGATCCCCGCGATCATCATGTTCACGAGCGACAGCGAGCTGTCCGCCGAGGAGATTGACGGCATCGACGCCGTCCTCGACGAGATCGACGGGATCGACGCCGTCGTCGACGAGATCTCGCCGGCGATCCCGTCGGACGACGGCCAAGGGGTGCAGGCGTTCGTTCCGATCGACGCCGCCGGTGATCTGGACGTCGCCGTCGAGGCCATCCGGGCGGCCCTCGCGTCGAGCACGCCCGACGGCGTCGACGCCTACGTGACCGGGCCCGCCGGGTTCACGGCCGATCTCGTCGAGGCCTTCGCCGGTATCGACGGGTTGCTCCTCCTCGTGGCGCTGGCAGCGGTACTGATCATCCTCGTCATCGTCTATCGCTCTCCCGTACTCCCGTTCGCCGTGCTCGCCACAAGCATGTTCGCCCTGTGCACCGCGCTGCTCACGGTGTGGTGGTTGGCGAAGGCCGGGGTGGTGCTGTTGTCAGGGCAGACCCAAGGCATCCTGTTCATCTTGGTGATCGGCGCCGCCACCGACTACTCGTTGCTCTATGTGGCGCGATATCGCGAGGCACTTCGCGTGCATCCCACGCGATGGGCCGCAACGGGCGCGGCGCTCAAGGGGTCGTTCGAGCCCATCCTGGCCTCGGGCGGCACCGTCATCGCTGGCCTCCTCTGTCTGTTGCTCAGCGACCTCGAATCGAATCGCTCCCTCGGCCCCGTCGCGGCGATCGGCATCGTGTTCGCCATGCTCGCCGGACTCAGCCTGCTGCCCGCGTTGCTGCTGGTCATCGGACGTGCCGCATTTTGGCCTCGCCGCACCGGGTACGACCCCGACAGCGCGTCTGGCGTCGATGCGCCGTCGTCCAAGGGCGTGTGGGCGGCGCTGAGCCGAGTCATCGTGAAGCGACCCCGAACGATCTGGGTCACCACTGCGGCGGTGCTGCTGGGAGGCGCACTCGGGGTCGTGCAGCTGCAGGCCGAGGGCGTGCCGCAGAGCGATCTCGTGCTCTCGGAGTCGGATGCGCGCGACGGCCAGATCGCGCTCGCCGAGCACTTCCCGGGCGGCTCGGGAAGCCCCGCCTACATCGTGACCGACGAGTCCGCGCTCGAATCGACGGCCGCGACGCTGCTCGCCAGCCCCGGGATCGACTCGGTCTCGGTGACTTCGGCCCAGTCGCCGAGCGGGACGGCCCCGGTAACCGAGGACGGCGTACAGGCGATCGGACCGCCGGGCACTCCCCCGTCCGCCCCCACCGTCGTGCGAGGCGAGGTGCTCCTGCAGGCGACGCTCGTCGACACCGCCGACTCGGCAGCCGCCCAGCAGACCATCCGCGACGTGCGCGCGGCGCTCGGCGACACGGCGCTCGTCGGCGGCGTCACCGCCACGGCGATCGATACCAACGATGCCTCCGTGCGCGACCGCAACCTCATCATCCCGATCGTGCTGCTCGTGATCCTCGCCATCCTCATGCTGCTGCTTCGCTCGGTCCTCGCACCGGTGCTGCTCGTTCTCACGACGGTCCTGTCGTTCGGCACGGCGATGGGCGTCTCGGCGCTCGTCTTCAATCACGTCTTCGGGTTCACAGGCGCTGACCCCGCCGTGCCCCTCTACGGCTTCGTCTTCCTCGTCGCGCTCGGCATCGACTACAACATCTTCCTCATGACGCGCGTGCGCGAGGAGTCGCTGCTGCACGGCACGCGGGCCGGCGTGGTGCGCGGCCTCGCTGTCACGGGCGGCGTCATCACCTCCGCGGGCGTCGTGCTCGCCGCGACGTTCGCGGCGCTCGGTGTCATTCCAATCCTGTTCCTCGCGCAGCTCGCGTTCATCGTGGCGTTCGGCGTGCTGTTGGACACGATCGTCGTGAGATCGCTACTCGTCCCGGCGCTTTCCATCGACATCGGGCGGGCGATCTGGTGGCCGTCACGGAGACTGCTGCACACCGACGACCGGGTTCGGCACCCTCCAGGCGGTCGCTGA
- a CDS encoding SCO1664 family protein: MSTPENDADAFDATGTPGEHDAPDALEHGDIQLVGRFVDSSNETFLVELTCGDEQTFAVYKPEAGERPLHDFEPGLYRRERTAYLLSEALGWNLVPRTVIRHDAPFGVGSLQRFIDAEPGEHYFTLYADAPETHEQLRRLAVFDVVANNTDRKSGHVLRDRDGHVWGIDHGLCFAAPLKLRTVIWDFAGDEITPDLVDDVARLVDEVPESIAEQLDDSEVRAIRGRARYVLAAGRLPVDPTGMRYPWPLV, from the coding sequence GTGTCCACGCCCGAGAACGATGCCGACGCGTTCGACGCGACCGGCACGCCGGGTGAGCACGACGCGCCGGATGCACTCGAGCACGGCGACATCCAGCTCGTCGGGCGCTTCGTCGACAGCAGCAACGAGACGTTCCTCGTCGAGCTCACCTGCGGTGATGAGCAGACGTTCGCCGTCTACAAACCCGAGGCCGGCGAGCGACCCCTGCACGACTTCGAACCCGGCCTGTACCGTCGCGAGCGGACCGCGTACTTGCTCAGTGAAGCGCTCGGCTGGAACCTCGTGCCGCGCACCGTCATCCGACACGACGCCCCGTTCGGCGTCGGATCGCTGCAGCGCTTCATCGACGCCGAGCCGGGGGAGCACTACTTCACGCTGTACGCCGACGCACCCGAGACGCACGAACAGCTGCGGCGCCTCGCGGTCTTCGACGTCGTGGCGAACAACACCGACCGCAAATCGGGCCACGTCCTGCGCGATCGAGACGGACACGTGTGGGGTATCGACCACGGGCTGTGCTTCGCCGCCCCGCTTAAACTCCGGACGGTGATCTGGGACTTCGCGGGCGACGAGATCACCCCGGACCTCGTCGACGACGTCGCCCGGCTCGTCGACGAGGTGCCGGAGAGCATCGCCGAACAGCTCGACGACAGCGAGGTGCGCGCGATCCGCGGTCGGGCCCGGTACGTCCTGGCGGCCGGGCGCCTGCCCGTCGATCCGACCGGTATGCGGTATCCCTGGCCGCTCGTCTGA
- a CDS encoding sigma 54-interacting transcriptional regulator — translation MSEQPEIRTLGALRASGHVLRGLRDELRENLLAALADGVDPWAGLHGFQHTVIPQLERALIAGHDVVLLGERGQGKTRLLRTLVSLLDEWSPEIAGSELHEHPFDPITGASRRRVAEEGDDMPVAWRHRSERYVEKLSTPDTSVADVIGDVDPMRVAEGRRLSDPETIHYGLVPRGNRGIVALNELPDLAERIQVALLNVMEERDIQIRGYVIRLPLDVLVVASANPEDYTNRGRIITPLKDRFGAEIRTHYPLDLADELAVIRQEANLTAEVPDAVLEILARFTRELRESPAINQASGVSARFAIAGAETVAAAARRRSALHPADAAVARLVDLETAADVLRGKLEFEPGEEGREAEILEHLLRVATVETVREHFRGLDFGALVEAFDGQRTIVTGDHVTADDFLASLPELTDPDLYDEIAERLSATEPGARAAAIELALEGLFLARRLSKDRDAGATVYG, via the coding sequence GTGAGTGAACAGCCAGAGATCCGGACGCTCGGGGCACTTCGCGCGAGCGGCCATGTGCTGCGCGGCCTTCGGGACGAACTGCGCGAGAATCTGCTCGCGGCACTCGCCGATGGGGTCGATCCGTGGGCGGGGCTGCACGGCTTCCAGCACACGGTGATTCCGCAACTCGAGCGGGCGCTCATCGCGGGTCACGATGTCGTGCTGCTCGGTGAGCGCGGCCAGGGGAAGACCCGCCTGCTGCGCACGCTCGTGAGCCTGCTCGACGAGTGGTCGCCCGAGATCGCGGGCTCGGAACTGCACGAGCACCCCTTCGATCCCATCACGGGAGCTTCCCGCAGGCGTGTCGCCGAGGAGGGCGATGACATGCCGGTCGCCTGGCGGCACCGGTCGGAGCGGTACGTCGAGAAGCTCTCGACCCCCGACACGTCGGTCGCGGACGTCATCGGCGACGTCGACCCAATGCGGGTTGCGGAAGGCCGCCGCCTCAGCGACCCGGAGACGATCCACTACGGCCTCGTGCCGCGCGGGAACCGGGGCATCGTCGCCCTCAACGAGCTGCCCGACCTGGCCGAGCGGATTCAGGTCGCGCTGCTGAACGTGATGGAGGAGCGCGACATCCAGATCCGGGGCTACGTGATCCGGCTTCCACTCGACGTCCTCGTCGTCGCTTCCGCGAATCCCGAGGACTACACGAACCGCGGGCGCATCATCACGCCGCTGAAAGACCGGTTCGGTGCCGAGATTCGCACCCACTATCCGCTCGACCTCGCCGATGAGCTCGCCGTCATCAGGCAGGAGGCGAATCTGACCGCCGAGGTTCCGGATGCTGTGCTCGAGATCCTCGCCCGCTTCACGCGCGAGCTTCGCGAGTCGCCGGCGATCAATCAGGCCTCGGGCGTCTCGGCGCGGTTCGCGATCGCTGGAGCGGAGACCGTCGCCGCCGCGGCCAGGCGCCGCTCCGCACTGCACCCTGCCGATGCTGCCGTCGCCCGCCTCGTCGATCTCGAGACGGCCGCCGACGTGCTACGCGGCAAGCTCGAGTTCGAGCCGGGCGAGGAGGGACGCGAGGCCGAGATCCTCGAGCATCTGCTCCGCGTCGCGACCGTCGAGACCGTCCGTGAGCACTTCCGCGGCCTCGACTTCGGCGCGCTCGTCGAAGCGTTCGACGGGCAGCGCACCATCGTGACAGGCGACCACGTCACGGCCGACGACTTTCTCGCGTCGCTTCCCGAGCTCACCGACCCGGACCTGTACGACGAGATCGCTGAGCGTCTTTCGGCAACGGAGCCCGGCGCCCGCGCCGCCGCGATCGAGCTCGCGCTCGAGGGACTGTTCCTCGCGCGACGACTCTCCAAGGATCGCGACGCGGGCGCGACGGTCTACGGCTAG